The following proteins are co-located in the Tachysurus vachellii isolate PV-2020 chromosome 19, HZAU_Pvac_v1, whole genome shotgun sequence genome:
- the gpr157 gene encoding G-protein coupled receptor 157, giving the protein MAVWWEQEDVAVYEQVVILLSCALSVLGSVLVISTYGLWPDLRTTPRQLLVFLSVADLVSAVSYSYGVYKVFKANTWDCVTQGAFSTFSNTSSFFWTVAIAVYLYIFIVKSSQRLADSLVLYFHLISWGVPLAITVAAVSLQKIGYDASEVSVGWCWISIKENDHVLWMLLTGKIWELLAYVILPVLYILIKRHIHKAHAALSEYRPILACNQLSHSVPAMADRKLTLIPIIFITLRIWSTVRFVLLLTDSPARKNPVLVTLHGIGNTFQGAANCIMFVLCTRPVRARLWARLCCRSHDTQSNSDIPSHHRAHTHSYSHTDRPSVSHMGVDESEDEE; this is encoded by the exons ATGGCGGTGTGGTGGGAGCAGGAGGACGTGGCTGTGTATGAGCAGGTTGTAATATTGTTGTCTTGTGCGCTCTCGGTCTTGGGCTCTGTGCTGGTTATTAGCACGTACGGGCTGTGGCCCGATTTAAGAACCACACCGAGACAGCTGTTAGTCTTCCTCTCGGTAGCTGATTTAGTCTCAGCCGTCTCTTACTCGTACGGagtttataaagtttttaaagCGAACACTTGGGACTGCGTGACGCAAGGAGCCTTTTCCACTTTCTCCAACACCAGCTCCTTCTTCTGGACCGTGGCcattgctgtgtacctgtacataTTCATCGTGAAGTCCAGTCAGAGACTAGCCGACAGTTTGGTCTTATATTTTCATCTCATCAG TTGGGGCGTTCCCCTGGCCATCACAGTGGCAGCCGTGTCTCTGCAGAAGATCGGCTACGATGCGTCCGAGGTGTCTGTCGGATGGTGCTGGATCAGCATCAAGGAAAACGATCATGTGTTATGGATGCTACTGACTGGAAAGATATGGGAACTACTTGCCTATGTGATACTGCCTGTGCTTTATATCCTCATCAAGAGACACATCCACAAAGCG CATGCAGCCCTCTCAGAGTACCGGCCCATATTGGCCTGTAACCAACTTTCTCACTCAGTTCCTGCAATGGCAGACAGAAAGCTCACACTCATCCCAATCATCTTCATCACACTGCGCATATGGAGCACTGTTCGCTTTGTGCTGCTGCTCACTGACTCTCCTGCCAGAAAAAACCCTGTGCTGGTCACCTTACAT ggAATCGGGAACACCTTTCAAGGAGCAGCAAACTGCATCATGTTCGTTCTGTGCACTCGACCGGTGCGGGCAAGACTGTGGGCTCGGCTCTGCTGTCGAAGCCATGACACACAGAGCAACTCGGATATTCCGTCCCaccacagagcacacacacactcgtattcTCACACAGACAGGCCCAGCGTCTCCCACATGGGGGTTGATGAAAGTGAGGATGAGGAATAG